A section of the Babesia microti strain RI chromosome I, complete genome genome encodes:
- a CDS encoding hypothetical protein (overlaps_old_locusTagID:BBM_I00905), with amino-acid sequence MDYRADVQPDSSRKLKLYKRIVPNVRYKRYPFIVGIKNGSSSSVLKELERATGIQNLTYESHKVANKRYYEELPYENIIKRVPLPPAYEFEPRPWIEYVAFKSLEVAKVGHCIDIWGLKTYPNEAINVLSHMIINSDFLTKSHNTSYSNDFTNTVLEGYSIDHVKCALLASFFLECKCHICGIEKFLNDVLDVIDSRFTSGSFWNISGKANLSKPEIFSELNTSPVVWHWLFQYIRRFASETTLNLFVKKSKLSKSINCWNINLMYFIEIAIRRPLDNGRYNIAYSAIDYFSRNAFYPNNGKQIKPGKSLTPKNIYMLASLANLSNPNYNREIMNSILAIVDTIDTVDFEFEDINYANILNNFSGIPIGIATFAIVDSILTFNNNLSLLLLIALLISTNIQNKNVWKKLLSVCVSDKTAKKVFKTKFVAEDHEMWITYARNPHTPYLKRRMVFKNHKKIPSDASFPFTIIDGGKLLDIVKYFKNTIKEFTPTPWCNHKISHLLNELLKRWERTCSDDISLTFPFLEIVKSSIGQADENITLSLFKYCSLDSSNSDLFNSISKSHRETQLTLFHCLLASGSEEDLLKKVDEIINYGIHTDVDVLLQKIASLGIN; translated from the exons ATGGACTACAGGGCTGATGTTCAACCGGATAGCAGCAGAAAATTGAAACTTTACAAGAGGATAGTGCCGAATGTTAGATATAAAAG ataccCATTCATAGTTGGTATTAAAAATGGCTCTAGTTCTAGCGTTTTGAAAGAATTAGAAAGGGCAACCGGAATACAGAATTTAACATACGAATCACATAAGGTGGCGAACAAACGGTATTATGAGGAACTTCCATATGAAAACATTATTAAAAGAGTTCCTTTACCTCCCGCTTATGAGTTTGAACCCAGACCATGGATTGAGTATGTAGCATTTAAATCACTAGAAGTTGCCAAAGTGGGCCATTGTATTGATATCTGGGGCCTCAAAACATATCCAAATGAAGCAATAAATGTGTTATCTCATATGATTATCAACAGTGATTTTTTAACCAAAAGTCACAACACTTCTTACTCGAATGATTTCACTAATACTGTACTAGAGGGCTACTCTATCGACCATGTTAAGT gtgCATTACTTGCTTCATTCTTCTTAGAGTGCAAATGCCACATCTGCGGCATTGAAAAATTCTTAAATGACGTCCTTGATGTTATCGACTCCAGGTTTACATCTGGAAGTTTCTGGAATATTTCAGGAAAAGCAAATCTATCCAAACCTGAAATATTTTCCGAGTTGAACACGTCTCCAGTGGTTTGGCATTGGCTATTCCAGTACATTAGACGGTTTGCCAGTGAAACCACactcaatttatttgtaaaaaagaGTAAACTTTCCAAATCCATCAATTGTTGGAATATCAATCTAATGTATTTCATAGAGATTGCCATTAGGAGACCTTTGGATAATGGGCGCTACAATATTGCCTATTCAGCAATCGATTACTTTTCCAGAAACGCTTTTTACCCAAATAATggcaaacaaattaaacCTGGTAAATCATTAACACCaaaaaacatatatatgctAGCTTCACTGGCgaatttgtcaaatccTAATTACAATAGGGAAATAATGAATTCAATACTTGCAATAGTTGACACTATCGACACTGTCGATTTTGAGTTTGAAGATATTAATTATGCgaatattttaaacaacTTTTCAGGGATCCCCATTGGAATAGCTACTTTTGCCATTGTAGACTCAATACTCACTTTtaacaacaatttatcactattaCTTCTAATTGCATTGTTGATCTCcacaaatatacaaaacaaGAACGTATGGAAGAAATTACTGAGCGTGTGCGTAAGTGATAAGACAGCTAAAAAGGTATTCAAGACAAAATTTGTCGCAGAGGATCATGAAATGTGGATTACTTATGCTAGAAATCCACACACTCCGTATCTAAAACGGAGGATggtatttaaaaatcacAAAAAAATACCAAGCGATGCCAGTTTTCCATTTACTATTATTGATGGGGGTAAATTGTTagatattgtaaaatactTCAAGAACACGATAAAGGAATTTACACCTACTCCTTGGTGCAACCATAAGATATCACATTTATTGAATGAATTGTTGAAGAGATGGGAACGGACCTGTAGTGACGATATATCCCTAACTTTCCCCTTCCtagaaattgtaaaatctTCTATTGGACAAGctgatgaaaatatcacATTATCCCtctttaaatattgtagTTTGGATTCATCGAACTCTGACCTATTTAACAGCATATCAAAATCGCACCGGGAAACCCAATTGACATTATTTCATTGCCTATTAGCTAGTGGAAGTGAGGAAGATTTGTTGAAAAAAGTAGATGAGATTATAAACTACGGAATTCACACCGATGTGGATGTTTTACTGCAGAAAATCGCATCGCTGGGTATAAATTAA
- a CDS encoding Cation transporting ATPase C-terminus (overlaps_old_locusTagID:BBM_I00885): protein MELPSCPHTLSVEDILDKFSVDIGQGLSQKQVSERREKYGYHVLHQSKGLSLYELIYAQFEDLLVRILLGAAVFSFVLTLLEGEGGGVSAYVEPIVIMVILVLNAFIGVWQECDAEKALDALKKLQPQNAKCLREGKWQMLETSELVPGDIVSVVGGNKVPADCRLIKVYSTCFSVEQSQLTGESALCSKHANALGKGMEECEIQERKNMIYSSTTVSVGNALAIVTATGMSTEIGNIQSAVMEAAAEKDSTPLQEKLDEFGAFLSKIISVICVLVWVINFRNFSDPVHGSFLGGAIYYFKIAISLAVAAIPEGLPAVITTCLALGTRKMAKQNAIVRKLSSVETLGCTTVICSDKTGTLTTNVMSVRTAIRIDDGDRVIKSKEGEKLDARYAKLIKCAVLCNNCDKEEGSGEEVIYFGEPTERALIILAQKNGMRLEYGESRLAELEFARDRKMMSTINKTAEGKQIIYSKGAPESILDRCTHYLCGDRVEKLTAQIKSKLHEEVDIMAKSALRTLAFAEKTDGGDYYAMYTEGMKSSENSEDSPAYFAKIECGLTFLGMVGIHDPPRKGVKEAIEICRNAGIKVIMITGDNKLTAEAIAKSVNIPFTNSFTGKEFESLPHAEKERVLMGNPIFSRTEPKHKQYIVSILKSLGETVAMTGDGVNDAPALKQADIGISMGISGTEVAKEASDMILADDNFSTIVSAVQEGRCIYNNMKAFIRYLISSNVGEVVSIFLTAALGIPDSLVPVQLLWVNLVTDGPPATALGFNPPDPFVMSKPPRGRNEKLIGIWTMIRYLVVGIYVGISTVGIFVQWYIYGISPNDSNTLVSFYQLANWSECRSWNDFSPNTIPYMTNDPCSYFTQGKNKASTLSLTVLVITEMLNACNALSNQTSLISMPPWTNPYLVMAVMSSIAIHCLVLYTPPLARIFGVVPLDIYDWIAVFWWSFPVVLIDELLKFISRNSWSGHIEHAIEGALARFSIGYVTYDKKDD, encoded by the exons ATGGAGTTGCCATCTTGTCCACACACCCTAAGTGTAGAGGATATTCTTGATAAGTTTTCCGTGGATATTGGCCAGGGTCTCTCTCAGAAACAAGTTAGTGAGAGGAGGGAAAAATATGGTTATCATGTGTTGCATCAATCTAAGGGTTTGTCGCTCTATGAACTTATATATGCTCAGTTTGAGGATTTGTTGGTGAGGATTCTTTTGGGTGCAGCAGTATTTTCATTTGTGCTAACGCTGCTAGAGGGGGAGGGTGGCGGTGTATCAGCCTACGTAGAGCCTATAGTGATAATGGTGATACTAGTGTTGAACGCTTTCATTGGTGTGTGGCAGGAATGTGATGCTGAGAAAGCATTGGATGCCTTGAAGAAGTTGCAACCACAGAATGCCAAATGTTTGCGCGAAGGCAAATGGCAAATGCTAGAGACTAGTGAACTGGTGCCAGGGGACATCGTATCCGTAGTGGGTGGTAACAAAGTACCTGCTGACTGCAGGCTAATTAAGGTCTACTCTACATGTTTTTCTGTGGAGCAATCGCAGCTAACGGGTGAGTCCGCGTTGTGTTCAAAGCATGCTAATGCTCTGGGGAAGGGCATGGAGGAATGTGAGATTCAGGAACGAAAGAACATGATTTACAGTTCTACAACTGTTTCTGTGGGTAATGCACTTGCGATTGTTACGGCAACTGGTATGTCCACTGAGATTGGCAATATACAATCAGCTGTTATGGAGGCGGCTGCTGAGAAAGATTCCACTCCATTGCAAGAGAAACTTGATGAATTTGGTGCTTTTCTatccaaaataatatcgGTGATATGTGTGCTGGTGTGGGTTATAAACTTTAGGAACTTCTCGGATCCTGTACATGGAAGTTTTCTCGGTGGCGCAATATATTACTTCAAAATTGCTATTTCTCTCGCAGTGGCCGCTATACCTGAGGGGTTACCTGCGGTAATTACAACCTGTTTGGCGCTTGGAACTAGGAAAATGGCAAAACAGAATGCCATAGTGCGCAAATTATCTTCTGTTGAAACTTTAGGGTGCACAACTGTGATATGTTCAGATAAAACTGGGACACTCACCACCAATGTTATGTCTGTGAGAACAGCAATTAGGATTGATGATGGTGACCGTGTTATAAAGTCTAAAGAGGGTGAAAAATTGGATGCTAGATATGCTAAGTTGATAAAATGTGCTGTGCTGTGCAATAATTGTGATAAGGAAGAAGGAAGTGGTGAAGAAGTTATCTATTTTGGCGAGCCCACCGAAAGGGCGCTGATTATTCTGGCTCAAAAAAATGGCATGAGACTGGAATATGGTGAGAGTAGGTTGGCTGAACTGGAGTTTGCACGGGATAGAAAGATGATGTCCACCATCAACAAGACTGCAGAGGGCAAACAGATAATCTACTCTAAGGGCGCGCCGGAAAGTATACTGGACCGCTGCACTCATTATTTGTGTGGAGATCGCGTAGAAAAGTTGACTGCTCAGATCAAATCTAAACTACATGAGGAGGTGGATATAATGGCTAAATCGGCCCTACGTACCCTGGCATTTGCTGAGAAGACGGACGGTGGAGATTATTATGCCATGTATACTGAAGGGATGAAAAGCTCTGAGAACAGCGAAGACAGTCCCGCCTACTTTGCCAAGATAGAATGTGGACTCACTTTTTTGGGCATGGTTGGAATCCATGATCCCCCTAGGAAGGGTGTAAAAGAAGCTATTGAGATTTGCAGGAATGCGGGCATTAAAGTAATCATGATTACCGGTGACAACAAGCTAACAGCTGAGGCTATTGCTAAGTCAGTCAATATCCCATTCACCAACAGCTTCACTGGCAAAGAGTTTGAATCGTTGCCACACGCTGAGAAGGAGAGGGTTCTGATGGGAAACCCAATCTTTTCTCGCACTGAACCCAAGCACAAACAGTACATAGTGTCTATACTCAAATCATTAGGCGAAACAGTTGCCATGACTGGGGACGGAGTGAATGATGCACCAGCGCTTAAGCAGGCTGACATAGGTATCTCAATGGGCATAAGTGGCACAGAGGTAGCCAAGGAAGCCTCCGATATGATTTTGGCTGATGACAATTTTAGCACGATAGTATCGGCCGTGCAGGAGGGcagatgtatatataacaacATGAAGGCCTTCATACGCTATTTGATATCTAGCAATGTGGGAGAGGTGGTATCCATATTTCTAACCGCTGCTCTCGGTATCCCTGATAGTCTAGTACCTGTGCAGTTGCTTTGGGTCAATCTGGTGACCGATGGCCCTCCAGCAACTGCCTTGG GTTTCAATCCTCCCGATCCTTTCGTCATGTCCAAACCGCCAAGGGGAAGAAACGAGAAGCTCATCGGTATATGGACCATGATCAGGTACCTCGTGGTTGGGATCTATGTTGGTATATCCACTGTAGGTATATTCGTCCAATGGTATATATATGGCATAAGCCCGAACGATAGCAACACCCTTGTCAGTTTCTATCAGTTAG CCAATTGGAGCGAGTGTAGAAGCTGGAATGATTTTTCTCCGAATACCATCCCTTACATGACCAATGACCCCTGCTCATACTTTACTCAGGGGAAGAACAAG GCGTCTACATTGTCGCTAACAGTGCTGGTGATTACAGAGATGCTCAACGCCTGTAATGCTCTATCAAACCAAACATCACTGATTTCCATGCCTCCTTGGACCAACCCCTACCTTGTGATGGCCGTGATGTCGTCCATTGCAATCCATTGCCTTGTCTTATACACCCCCCCATTGGCACGTATTTTTGGCGTTGTTCCTCTTGACATTTATGATTGGATTGCTGTCTTTTGGTGGTCCTTTCCGGTAGTGTTAATCGATGAATTGCtgaaatttatttcaaGGAATTCCTGGAGCGGTCATATCGAACATGCAATAGAGGGAGCCTTAGCCAGGTTTTCAATTGGCTACGTCACATATGATAAGAAGGACGATtga
- a CDS encoding Uncharacterized WD repeat-containing protein C25H1.08c (overlaps_old_locusTagID:BBM_I00895) has protein sequence MDDINDLSDGINEIDDDVYEIDYEQFVEEDSNPSFSEEDRIDSESVENFAWFFNCRKVLCSIQFHPKFPNISHLAMGGCNDKCIIFSLQEGKEACTREIEASETVSVVRYSSDGNYLAYAVMDGHVTIMSTKNDINDYLKYNEFEGPGFIEYMRWHQEKNLLLVIGGDPNIWCWYENSIYVLFGSNMPLAGTFFFNFGVAVACQDGKVQIWSNLTTNNKCANVSIHEISGVSSQTIEYCNGVLVVGQSNGKIFLVNPTKKVVEKVYQFHYDSIESISYCPSGVKDKIIASSSFDGSIFLWNLDSGVKISHIEELGGEAGVTMTFWHPSAYILIVGYTDGSICVFNCFNGNVLVKRRPHTGPLMDMSIKMISQTELLIASVGHDGSARMWLLKT, from the exons atggatgatattaatgatCTTTCTGATGGgataaatgaaattgatgacGATGTCTACGAAATAGATTATGAACAATTTGTGGAAGAAGATAGCAATCCCTCATTTAGTGAGGAAGACCGC ATTGATTCAGAAAGTGTCGAAAATTTTGCTTGGTTTTTCAATTGCAGAAAGGTGCTCTGCTCCATCCAATTCCACCCTAAATTCCCAAATATATCTCATTTAGCCATGGGTGGCTGTAACGACAAATGTATCATTTTCTCCCTGCAAGAAG GCAAAGAAGCTTGTACTAGGGAGATTGAGGCTAGTGAAACTGTTTCTGTAGTAAGATATTCATCAGATGGAAATTATCTAGCATATGCGGTAATGGATGGGCATGTAACAATTATGTCTaccaaaaatgatataaatgactatttaaaatacaatgaatttgaagGACCTGGATTTATCGAGTACATGAGGTGGCATCAGGAAAAGAATCTACTGTTGGTAATAGGTGGCGACCCTAATATTTGGTGTTGGTACGAGAATAGCATATACGTGCTTTTTGGATCAAATATGCCATTGGCTGGTACTTTTTTCTTTAATTTCGGTGTTGCAGTAGCGTGTCAGGATGGGAAAGTGCAGATTTGGTCTAATCTCACAACAAACAATAAGTGTGCAAATGTATCAATACATGAAATATCAGGTGTTTCCTCTCAAACCATAGAATACTGCAATGGCGTATTGGTTGTTGGTCAAAGTAATGGTAAAATCTTCTTAGTAAATCCCACAAAAAAAGTTGTGGAAAAGGTCTACCAATTTCACTACGATTCGATAGAATCTATCTCCTATTGCCCCTCGGGTGTGaaagataaaattatcgcaTCGTCCAGTTTCGATGgctcaatttttttgtgGAATTTGGATTCAGGGGTTAAAATATCGCATATTGAAG AACTTGGAGGTGAGGCTGGAGTGACAATGACATTCTGGCATCCATCAGcgtatatattaattgttggCTATACCGACGGTTCAATCTGCGTATTTAACTGTTTTAATGGGAATGTGCTAGTTAAACGAAGGCCTCATACTGGCCCTTTAATGGACATGTCAATCAAAATGATTTCACAAACTGAATTGCTAATTGCCAGTGTAGGTCATGATGGCAGTGCCAGAATGTGGCTGCTCAAAACCTAA
- a CDS encoding ATP-dependent RNA helicase DHX8/PRP22 (overlaps_old_locusTagID:BBM_I00890) — MEELERLSVIAKITAEFRNHLDIDSPDLAEFAIFLAESSKNQLEFHNKLLQNGAAITSQFSDHLFNIIQNLAPNKSASDRIAKKKNLDLATSAVTGSFPALSVKNSELNRPELLPPEVRLEGEISRRALELLQREEGYKESSSNSSRDGKISRNPKLTKFGIYRGTVSKIMDYGIFITFQTSEGQKQGLAHISDIKKERNKDIVNLFRRGDSVWVKVLTIAGNKISLSMKDVDQVSGYDLAPKLITDEKITNSQPITGVRPDEPFLNENEGPIAYDSRKRRLQTDLELWEQKQLCASGMVKRTEDMVQGDFEEKLQVEIELVEQEPTFLKGQTIRAGVELSPIRIVANPDGSMSRAISTSAILSKERKQLKLAQEEALLESIPKDMSRPWEDPNPEAGERTIAQALKGISHSSSDQPEWKQMYLGKSVYCGKKSTQSIAKQRESLPIYKLRNDLLAAIKDNQILVVIGETGSGKTTQIPHYMAEAGYCKHGMVGITQPRRVAAISVAKRVAEEFGCRLGEEVGYAIRFEDCTSKDTIIKFMTDGMLLREALADPNLSKYSMIMLDEAHERTIATDVLFSLLKECTKNRKDFKLIVTSATLEAEKFSAYFFNSNIFSIPGRTFPVEILHAKEQDSDYIEASIVTVLNIHLNEHAGDILLFLTGQEDIDTACRTLHERMKKLESMSPPPLIILPVYSALPSEMQSVIFEPAPPGCRKCVVATNIAEASLTIDGIFFVIDPGFSKIKKYNPRTGMDALVIVPISQANAKQRSGRAGRTGPGKCYRLYTEHAYHTEMLPTPIPEIQRTNLANVVLLLKAMGINDFINFDFMDKPPVETLIDALDNLYHLGALDDDGLLTRLGRKMAEFPMEPNLSKMLLTSVDLKCSDEIITIVSMLSVQNIFYRPQDKQALSDQKKHKFNQPEGDHITYLQVYRSWSNNRFSTLWCHENFIQGRALKRAQDVRKQLISIMDRYRLDITSAGTDYGRICKAICAGYFGHAAKRDAQEGYKTLQDNQQVYIHPSSALYNRNPEYIVYHELVLTTKEYMRDSTLIKPEWLVELAPTLYKTADLNRISKAKAREKIEPLYNKFEEKDMWRISRRQGQIQ, encoded by the exons ATGGAGGAATTGGAAAGATTGAGCGTCATAGCAAAAATAACCGCGGAATTTCGCAATCATTTGGACATAGATTCTCCA GATTTAGCtgaatttgcaatattCCTAGCAGAATCCTCAAAGAATCAGTTGGAATTTCATAACAAACTGTTGCAGAATGGCGCTGCCATAACCTCTCAATTCTCAGACCATTTGttcaatattatacaaaatttggcaCCTAATAAATCTGCCAGTGATAGAATTGCTAAGAAAAAGAATCTAGATTTGGCGACGTCTGCAGTTACTGGATCCTTTCCTGCGTTATCGGTGAAAAATAGTGAATTGAATCGGCCTGAGTTACTCCCACCGGAAGTTAGGCTGGAG GGTGAAATATCCAGAAGGGCACTTGAATTACTTCAAAGGGAAGAGGGATACAAAGAATCCTCTAGTAACAGTAGTAGAGATGGGAAAATTTCACGCaatccaaaattgacaaaatttgGCATATATCGCGGGACAGTATCTAAAATAATGGATTATGGCATATTTATTACTTTCCAGACTAGTGAAGGACAGAAACAAGGTCTGGCTCATATATCAGATATTAAGAAGGAACGAAATAAGGATATCGTCAATTTGTTTAGAAGAGGTGATTCTGTGTGGGTTAAAGTTTTGACTATTGCCGGGAACAAGATTAGTTTGTCAATGAAAGATGTGGATCAGGTCTCGGGTTATGACCTAGCCCCCAAACTTATTACAG ATGaaaaaataactaatagTCAGCCTATAACTGGAGTTAGACCGGATGAACCCTTTTTGAACGAAAATGAGGGGCCCATTGCATATGATAGTAGGAAGAGGAG ACTGCAAACAGATTTGGAATTATGGGAACAAAAACAATTATGTGCCAGTGGAATGGTTAAACGTACTGAAGATATGGTACAGGGGGATTTTGAAGAGAAATTGCAGGTCGAAATTGAACTTGTTGAACAAGAACCTACGTTTTTGAAGGGGCAAACTATTAGAGCGG GAGTTGAGTTATCGCCAATTCGTATTGTGGCAAATCCTGATGGCTCAATGTCCAGGGCCATATCCACCAGCGCCATTTTATCCAAGGAAAGGAAACAACTCAAGTTAGCTCAGGAAGAAGCACTACTTGAATCAATCCCTAAAGACATGTCTAGACCATGGGAAGACCCTAATCCCGAGGCTGGGGAGAGGACGATAGCTCAGGCGCTTAAAGGCATAAGTCATTCATCTAGCGACCAACCGGAGTGGAAGCAGATGTATTTGGGTAAATCAGTGTATTGTGGCAAAAAATCTACACAATCAATTGCCAAACAGAGGGAGAGTTTGccaatatataaattaagGAATGATTTATTGGCTGCAATAAAGGACAATCAGATACTCGTAGTAATTGGTGAAACGGGTAGTG GTAAAACAACACAAATACCTCATTATATGGCCGAAGCAGGTTACTGCAAACACGGAATGGTTGGAATTACACAACCGCGTCGCGTCGCAGCAATTAGTGTTGCCAAACGTGTAGCCGAAGAGTTTGGTTGTAGATTAGGCGAGGAAGTTGGTTATGCAATTAGATTTGAAGACTGTACGAGTAAAGATACAATCATAAAATTCATGACTGATGGGATGTTGCTCAGGGAAGCACTAGCAGATCccaatttatctaaatattcAATGATTATG TTAGATGAAGCACACGAGCGTACAATTGCCACTGACGTATTATTTTCACTTTTGAAA GAATGTACAAAAAATCGCAAAGATTTCAAACTCATTGTGACATCAGCCACTCTTGAAGCGGAGAAGTTTTCCGCCTACTTTtttaattcaaatattttctccATCCCAGGTCGCACTTTTCCCGTCGAA ATTTTGCATGCCAAGGAACAGGATAGCGATTACATCGAAGCATCCATAGTTActgtattaaatatacaccTAAACGAACATGCCGGGGATATACTACTATTTCTAACTGGCCAGGAAGATATCGATACTGCTTGTCGAACTTTGCATGAGAGGATGAAGAAGCTGGAGTCAATGTCACCACCGCCACTAATAATCCTACCAGTCTATTCAGCTCTGCCAAGTGAAATGCAATCAGTTATTTTTGAACCGGCTCCCCCTGGGTGTAGGAAATGCGTAGTAGCAACAAATATTGCAGAAGCATCTCTCACGATTGATG GCATATTTTTCGTCATTGACCCTGGATTTTCCAAGATAAAAAAGTATAACCCTAGGACAGGGATGGATGCCCTGGTAATCGTACCCATTTCCCAGGCCAATGCAAAACAGAGGAGCGGTAGGGCAGGGAGAACGG GCCCTGGGAAATGTTACCGATTATACACTGAGCATGCTTATCACACGGAAATGTTACCTACCCCTATACCAGAAATACAACGAacaaatttggcaaatgTTGTACTGCTTCTTAAGGCTATGGGAATTAATGATTTCATAAATTTCGACTTTATGGACAAGCCACCAGTGGAA ACACTAATTGATGCATTGGACAACTTGTACCACCTAGGAGCACTAGATGACGATGGGCTGCTTACTAGATTGGGAAGAAAAATGGCCGAATTCCCAATGGAACCTAATCTatcaaaaatgttattaacTTCAGTAGATCTTAAGTGCTCGGATGAAATAATAACCATAGTATCAATGCTTTCGGTGCaaaacatattttacaGGCCTCAAGACAAGCAAGCGCTGTCAGATCAGAAGAAGCACAAGTTCAATCAACCGGAGGGTGATCATATTACTTATCTACAAGTATATAGATCGTGGTCCAATAACCGATTTTCGACTCTGTGGTGCCACGAGAATTTTATACAG gGTCGGGCACTGAAAAGAGCGCAAGATGTCAgaaaacaattaatatccATCATGGATCGATACCGTTTGGACATCACATCCGCAGGCACAGATTATGGACGCATTTGCAAGGCCATTTGCGCCGGTTATTTTGGGCACGCCGCAAAAAGAGACGCACAAGAAGGGTATAAAACATTGCAAGATAATCAACAAGTATATATTCATCCATCATCTGCATTATACAACCG AAACCCAGAATACATAGTCTACCACGAATTGGTATTAACCACCAAGGAATATATGAGAGATTCGACCCTGATTAAGCCTGAGTGGTTGGTAGAGTTGGCACCTACACTGTACAAGACG GCCGACTTGAATAGGATCTCCAAGGCTAAGGCGAGGGAGAAAATTGAACCTTTATACAACAAGTTTGAGGAGAAGGATATGTGGAGGATTTCCAGAAGACAGGgtcaaatacaataa
- a CDS encoding Ca2+-transporting ATPase has protein sequence MGSDSEGGSGKSENFENGQNGFAQDEYEEFDQPSDGLIPKGYIKRAKDGNSLQDDKVVIKLRACISCRLILSEEQFYENGCGNCSHLQMDGDRRRMLDCTSANFSGLISVMNPKRSWAAKYNNLSNLIPGCYAITVAGQLPDSGQL, from the exons ATGGGGTCAG attCTGAGGGTGGAAGCGGCAAATCTGagaattttgaaaatggGCAAAATGGATTTGCACAGGATGAGTATGAAGAGTTCGATCAACCATCTGACGGTCTCATTCCAAA GGGTTATATAAAACGGGCAAAAGATGGAAACTCACTACAGGATGATAAAGttgtgataaaattacGCGCTTGCATTTCCTGTCGCCTAATACTTTCGGAGGAACAG TTTTATGAAAATGGATGCGGTAACTGCTCGCATTTGCAAATGGATGGAGATCGCAGGAGGATGTTGGATTGTACCAGCGCTAATTTTTCAGGCCTCATCTCTGTGATGAATCCCAAGAGATCCTGGGCggcaaaatataacaaCTTATCCAATCTAATTCCGGGTTGTTATGCGATAACAGTGGCGGGTCAGCTGCCGGATTCTGGTCAGTTGTAA